The Paracoccus sp. MC1862 genome includes a window with the following:
- the hemE gene encoding uroporphyrinogen decarboxylase, with amino-acid sequence MTQAIRPEPQQSPSKTILRALAGERQPVPPIWMMRQAGRYLPEYRATRAQAGDFLKLCYNPDLAAEVTLQPIRRFGFDAAILFADILLIPQALGMDLWFVTGEGPRLSTITTPEELAALKPAEAIHETLAPVYETVRILSRELPRETTLIGFAGAPWTVATYMIAGRGGLEQAPAHALKETDRATFQGIIDRVTEATILYLSAQIEAGAEVVKLFDSWAGSLRGQDFDDFAVEPTRKIIAALKERHPHIPVIAFPREAGDRYIGFAKVTGADCVALDNSVSADWAAEHVQRDGCVQGNLAPGHMVTGGQALVDETRAIVRAFSGGPHIFNLGHGITPDADPENVALMIRTVREAR; translated from the coding sequence ATGACCCAAGCCATCCGCCCCGAACCGCAGCAAAGCCCGTCCAAGACCATCCTGCGCGCCCTTGCGGGCGAGCGCCAGCCGGTGCCTCCGATCTGGATGATGCGGCAGGCCGGGCGCTATCTGCCCGAATACCGCGCGACGCGGGCGCAGGCGGGGGATTTCCTCAAGCTCTGCTACAACCCGGACCTCGCGGCCGAGGTCACGCTGCAGCCCATCCGCCGCTTCGGCTTCGACGCGGCGATCCTGTTCGCCGACATCCTGCTGATCCCGCAGGCGCTGGGGATGGACCTCTGGTTCGTGACCGGCGAGGGGCCACGCCTGTCCACCATTACAACGCCCGAAGAACTGGCCGCGCTGAAACCGGCGGAGGCTATCCACGAGACGCTGGCGCCGGTCTACGAAACCGTCCGTATCCTGTCGCGCGAATTGCCGCGCGAGACGACTCTGATTGGTTTCGCGGGCGCGCCCTGGACGGTGGCGACCTACATGATCGCGGGCCGCGGCGGGTTGGAACAGGCGCCGGCGCATGCGCTGAAGGAAACGGACCGCGCGACCTTCCAGGGGATCATCGACCGTGTAACCGAGGCCACGATCCTTTACCTGTCCGCGCAGATCGAGGCCGGGGCCGAGGTCGTCAAGCTGTTCGACAGTTGGGCGGGCAGCCTGCGCGGGCAGGACTTCGACGATTTCGCCGTGGAACCCACCCGGAAGATCATCGCCGCTCTCAAGGAACGTCATCCGCATATCCCTGTCATCGCCTTCCCGCGCGAGGCGGGGGATCGCTACATCGGCTTTGCGAAAGTGACGGGGGCGGATTGCGTGGCGCTGGACAACTCGGTGTCCGCCGATTGGGCGGCGGAGCATGTTCAGCGTGACGGCTGCGTGCAAGGGAACCTCGCGCCGGGACACATGGTCACGGGCGGGCAGGCGCTGGTCGATGAGACCCGCGCCATTGTGCGGGCCTTCTCGGGCGGGCCGCACATCTTCAACCTCGGCCACGGGATCACGCCGGACGCGGACCCCGAGAACGTGGCGCTGATGATCCGCACGGTGCGCGAAGCCCGCTGA